One genomic window of Sporosarcina ureae includes the following:
- a CDS encoding acetyl-CoA C-acetyltransferase: MREAVIVAGARTPIGKAGKGSLATVRPDDLGALTIKETLKRAGNYDGPIDDLIIGCAMPEAEQGMNVARNIGALAGLPDTTPAVTINRFCSSGLQSIAYAAERIMLGHSEAVLAGGVESMSMVPMMGNTIRPNYKLAEEAPEYYMGMGHTAEQVAQKYGISREDQDAFAVESHKRTEAAIKEDKFVDEIVPVEVTKRFVGADGKYQEKTMLFEMDEGVRPGTTTEVLGKLRPAFAAKGSVTAGNASQTSDGAGMVLLMDREVAEERGLKPMAKFLSFAVGGVPPEVMGVGPIVAVPKALKLAGLSIDDIDLFELNEAFASQSLAVIRELGLDMDKVNVNGGAISSGHPLGATGTILTLKLINELKRQGKKYGVVTMCIGGGMGAAGVFEVL, translated from the coding sequence ATGCGCGAAGCAGTAATTGTAGCCGGTGCTCGAACACCGATTGGAAAAGCAGGAAAAGGTTCTTTGGCAACTGTCCGTCCGGATGATCTAGGGGCGTTGACTATAAAGGAAACATTGAAGCGTGCAGGGAATTATGATGGGCCAATCGACGATTTAATCATCGGTTGTGCAATGCCAGAAGCAGAGCAAGGAATGAACGTAGCACGTAACATCGGCGCATTGGCAGGTTTACCGGATACCACTCCAGCCGTAACGATCAACCGTTTTTGTTCATCCGGTTTGCAGTCGATCGCTTATGCGGCAGAACGCATCATGCTAGGTCACTCAGAAGCCGTTTTAGCGGGTGGCGTTGAATCGATGAGTATGGTCCCGATGATGGGCAATACGATTCGTCCGAACTATAAACTAGCTGAAGAAGCACCTGAATACTATATGGGAATGGGGCATACAGCGGAGCAAGTGGCGCAAAAGTACGGTATCTCCCGTGAAGATCAAGATGCGTTCGCGGTTGAATCACATAAACGTACGGAAGCTGCAATCAAAGAAGACAAATTTGTTGATGAGATTGTACCGGTTGAAGTAACGAAGCGTTTTGTCGGTGCAGACGGCAAGTATCAGGAAAAAACTATGTTATTCGAAATGGATGAAGGTGTGCGTCCTGGTACGACGACTGAAGTACTGGGGAAATTACGTCCGGCATTCGCAGCGAAAGGCTCCGTAACAGCAGGTAACGCGTCACAAACCTCTGACGGTGCGGGAATGGTCTTATTAATGGATAGAGAAGTGGCTGAAGAGCGCGGCTTGAAGCCAATGGCGAAATTCCTTTCATTCGCAGTAGGTGGCGTTCCACCAGAAGTGATGGGAGTTGGGCCGATTGTAGCCGTGCCAAAAGCATTGAAACTAGCCGGTCTATCTATTGATGACATCGATCTGTTTGAGCTCAATGAAGCATTCGCATCTCAGTCACTCGCAGTTATTCGCGAACTAGGATTGGATATGGATAAAGTGAACGTCAACGGTGGAGCGATTTCATCAGGTCACCCATTAGGTGCAACAGGGACCATTTTGACTTTGAAATTAATTAATGAATTGAAACGCCAAGGCAAAAAGTACGGTGTCGTCACGATGTGTATCGGTGGCGGAATGGGAGCAGCTGGAGTATTCGAAGTTCTATAA
- a CDS encoding 3-hydroxyacyl-CoA dehydrogenase/enoyl-CoA hydratase family protein, with protein sequence MTYQIRKAAVLGSGVMGSGIAAHLANIGIPVLLLDIVPPKLGAEDEAQGLTYDHPQFRNKFAATALEKLQKQKPAPLTTKKSLSLLTPGNFEDHLDQLKDVDWIIEVVVENLDIKKSLYEKIENVRKPGTIISSNTSGISIEAMTEGRSEDFQKHFLGTHFFNPPRYLKLLEIIPTHATSPEVVEFMTVFGEDRLGKGVVIAKDTPNFIGNRIGTYGLQVTLHEMLERGYTIGEIDSITGTLIGRPTSATFRTLDVVGLDTYMHVAKNVYDQTTGEEQKTFELPDVVTKMIDNGWIGAKAKQGFYVKKGRDIMELDMKTSEYVPTQKMKAPSIEMAKQQKGLANKMKTLLYAKDRAGEILWNTLTPTMLYAAQLHGEIADDIVSIDNAMKWGFGWTQGPFEIWDAIGVKKSVDMLKEEGKEIPELVQSLLDKGYETFYKEEDGDTYYFDGSDYQIVQVNEKAINLKQYKKKHGVIKKNSGASLIDLGDGVALLEFHSQSNAIGLDIIQMINFAVDEVEKNFKGLVIGNQGKNFCVGANLGMILMEAQDDNIFELDFVIRSFQNAMLKIKYSGKPVVAAPFQMTLGGGAEVCLPAAHIQASMETYIGLVEVGVGLIPGGGGNVNLYQKHLKGLPNGVPTDYQHIANKVFESIAMAKTSTSAEEARENNFLDFADGISVNPDHLIYDAKQAALSLYEAGYVAPKRAKVPVTGDSGYATLLLAAEGMFSSGFISEHDLKIAKKLAYVLSGGKIPYGTRVDEQYLLDLEREAFLSLVAEPKSQQRMQHMLVKGKPLRN encoded by the coding sequence GTGACTTATCAAATTAGAAAAGCGGCAGTTTTAGGATCTGGAGTTATGGGTTCTGGTATCGCGGCGCACTTAGCGAATATTGGCATTCCCGTACTTTTACTAGATATCGTTCCACCGAAATTAGGTGCAGAGGACGAGGCACAAGGATTAACGTATGATCATCCACAATTCCGCAATAAGTTTGCGGCTACAGCATTGGAGAAATTACAAAAACAAAAGCCAGCGCCTCTGACAACGAAGAAAAGCTTATCATTACTTACACCAGGAAACTTCGAAGACCATTTGGATCAATTAAAAGACGTAGATTGGATCATTGAAGTCGTCGTAGAAAACTTGGATATTAAAAAGAGTTTATATGAAAAGATTGAAAATGTGCGAAAGCCAGGCACTATCATTTCATCCAATACATCGGGGATCAGTATTGAAGCGATGACAGAAGGACGTTCAGAAGATTTCCAGAAGCACTTCCTTGGCACACACTTCTTCAATCCTCCAAGATACTTGAAATTGCTTGAGATTATTCCTACACACGCGACATCACCTGAAGTGGTAGAGTTCATGACGGTGTTCGGCGAGGATCGTTTAGGTAAGGGAGTCGTTATTGCGAAGGATACTCCAAACTTTATCGGTAACCGAATCGGTACGTATGGTTTACAAGTGACATTGCATGAAATGCTAGAACGCGGTTATACAATCGGCGAAATCGACTCGATCACAGGTACATTAATTGGTCGCCCGACATCCGCGACATTCCGTACATTAGATGTTGTTGGACTGGATACGTATATGCACGTTGCGAAAAACGTCTACGACCAGACAACGGGTGAAGAGCAAAAAACATTTGAATTACCTGATGTCGTAACTAAAATGATCGATAACGGCTGGATCGGCGCGAAAGCAAAGCAAGGCTTCTATGTGAAAAAAGGTCGAGACATTATGGAACTGGATATGAAGACATCTGAATATGTTCCTACACAGAAAATGAAAGCGCCTTCAATAGAAATGGCGAAACAGCAAAAAGGACTAGCTAATAAAATGAAGACGTTATTGTATGCAAAAGATCGTGCAGGCGAGATTTTGTGGAATACGTTAACACCCACTATGCTATATGCAGCACAGCTTCACGGGGAAATTGCAGACGATATCGTATCGATCGACAACGCAATGAAATGGGGCTTCGGCTGGACGCAAGGGCCGTTTGAAATTTGGGATGCAATCGGCGTAAAGAAATCTGTTGACATGCTGAAAGAAGAAGGCAAGGAAATTCCTGAACTTGTTCAGTCATTGCTCGATAAAGGCTATGAAACTTTTTATAAAGAAGAGGATGGCGATACGTACTACTTCGACGGCTCAGACTATCAGATAGTGCAAGTAAATGAGAAAGCGATCAACTTGAAGCAGTACAAGAAAAAGCACGGTGTCATCAAGAAGAACTCGGGCGCCAGCTTGATTGACCTTGGCGATGGTGTAGCATTACTGGAATTCCATTCACAATCGAATGCGATCGGTCTGGACATCATTCAGATGATCAATTTCGCAGTAGACGAAGTGGAGAAGAATTTCAAAGGGCTAGTAATTGGGAACCAAGGGAAAAACTTCTGTGTCGGAGCAAACCTTGGCATGATTTTAATGGAAGCCCAAGATGATAATATCTTTGAACTCGACTTTGTCATCCGTTCATTCCAGAACGCAATGTTGAAGATTAAATATAGCGGGAAGCCGGTTGTGGCGGCACCATTCCAGATGACGCTAGGTGGCGGAGCAGAAGTTTGTCTTCCAGCTGCACATATTCAAGCATCTATGGAAACGTATATAGGACTTGTTGAAGTAGGCGTAGGGTTGATTCCAGGTGGCGGCGGAAACGTCAACTTGTATCAGAAGCACCTTAAAGGTTTACCGAACGGTGTACCTACTGATTATCAACATATTGCAAATAAAGTATTTGAATCCATTGCCATGGCGAAAACGTCGACATCTGCTGAAGAAGCAAGAGAGAACAACTTCCTCGACTTTGCAGACGGCATAAGTGTCAATCCGGATCATTTGATCTACGACGCGAAGCAAGCCGCTTTGTCATTATATGAAGCAGGCTATGTAGCGCCGAAGAGAGCGAAAGTTCCTGTAACAGGCGATTCAGGGTATGCGACATTATTGCTTGCAGCTGAAGGCATGTTCAGTTCTGGATTCATTAGCGAACATGATTTGAAGATTGCGAAGAAACTTGCATATGTACTGTCAGGCGGAAAGATTCCGTATGGTACACGTGTTGATGAGCAGTACTTACTGGATTTAGAACGCGAAGCATTTTTAAGTTTAGTGGCAGAACCGAAATCACAGCAGCGTATGCAGCATATGCTGGTCAAGGGTAAGCCGTTACGTAACTGA
- a CDS encoding thioredoxin family protein, producing MKEIKTVTEFEEIIASDQPVLVKFEADWCPDCKRMDMFIDPIVEKYDTYTWYEADRDVIPEIAEKYEVMGIPSLLVFQNGEKHAHLHSAFAKSPEQVTQFLDEVKI from the coding sequence ATGAAAGAAATTAAAACGGTAACTGAGTTTGAAGAAATCATTGCGAGTGACCAACCAGTACTTGTGAAGTTTGAAGCAGACTGGTGCCCAGACTGTAAGCGTATGGATATGTTCATTGATCCAATCGTTGAAAAATACGATACATACACATGGTATGAAGCGGATCGTGACGTTATTCCTGAAATTGCTGAAAAGTATGAAGTGATGGGAATCCCAAGTCTGTTAGTCTTCCAAAATGGTGAGAAGCATGCACATCTACATAGTGCGTTTGCGAAGTCACCTGAACAAGTTACGCAGTTTTTAGACGAAGTGAAGATCTAA
- a CDS encoding C39 family peptidase, with translation MSKYIEVKGKSQYDHDIEPSYRPSACGPVTAYVLLRHFFPYEPTPSINELYRTLGSTKIGLPTWRFVRRLNQMVGSQWNVKICTVQQAMEQIDEDRPVALKFDKWFKFKWRSRFSFDYHWVVMVGYEYVENQLHVLVHDHGGRNCASRVRSIPYGPNKLILTFVKIEPLKR, from the coding sequence ATGTCCAAATACATAGAAGTGAAAGGCAAATCCCAATATGACCACGACATTGAACCTAGCTACCGTCCGTCGGCTTGCGGACCTGTTACAGCGTATGTTTTGCTGCGCCATTTCTTCCCTTATGAACCAACTCCTTCTATTAATGAGTTGTATCGAACATTAGGTAGTACGAAGATTGGTTTGCCTACTTGGCGCTTTGTTCGTAGGCTGAACCAAATGGTCGGCTCGCAGTGGAATGTGAAAATTTGTACTGTACAGCAGGCTATGGAGCAAATCGATGAAGACCGTCCCGTTGCGTTAAAATTTGATAAGTGGTTCAAGTTCAAATGGCGTAGTCGATTTTCATTCGATTATCATTGGGTCGTGATGGTTGGGTATGAATACGTAGAGAATCAACTGCATGTACTCGTTCATGACCACGGTGGCAGAAATTGTGCGAGCCGTGTACGCTCCATCCCCTATGGGCCAAATAAACTGATTTTGACGTTTGTTAAAATCGAACCATTAAAACGGTGA
- a CDS encoding 5'-3' exonuclease — protein sequence MNENKPHILVVDGMALLFRSFFATAHSGQFFRNALDVPTNGVQGFARHTMSAISIFQPTHLAVCWDMGSKTFRNELFADYKAHRPAPAPELIPQFDMAREVSETLGWKSYGIKNMEADDLIGSLIETWKDEAKLTVVSGDKDLLQLLQPDVSIALTKKGFTQYDEYTEARFIEEYGITPKQFIDMKAFTGDSSDGYPGVKGIGPKTALKLIQEYGSVDGVLAAREKLTAGVQKKLNAEEEMLMISKDLATIHCEITLDDPLEELIIPEFTAETAKVMEELGYSMIAKQGLPVSPF from the coding sequence ATGAATGAAAATAAACCGCATATTTTAGTAGTGGATGGAATGGCTTTGTTATTCCGTTCATTTTTTGCGACGGCACATAGCGGGCAGTTTTTCCGCAATGCATTGGATGTACCAACGAATGGCGTACAAGGATTCGCGCGGCATACGATGAGTGCCATCTCAATTTTCCAACCGACACATTTAGCGGTGTGTTGGGATATGGGATCCAAAACATTCCGTAATGAATTATTCGCAGACTATAAAGCACATCGTCCTGCACCAGCGCCGGAATTAATTCCCCAATTTGATATGGCACGGGAAGTATCGGAAACACTAGGGTGGAAAAGTTATGGGATCAAGAATATGGAAGCGGATGATCTGATTGGTTCGCTGATTGAAACGTGGAAAGACGAAGCGAAATTGACAGTGGTATCGGGAGATAAAGACTTACTTCAGTTACTACAGCCCGATGTGTCGATTGCGCTGACGAAAAAAGGCTTCACGCAGTATGATGAATACACAGAAGCTCGTTTTATAGAAGAGTATGGAATTACTCCTAAGCAATTCATTGATATGAAAGCATTCACTGGCGATTCTAGTGACGGCTATCCAGGAGTGAAAGGGATTGGGCCGAAGACGGCATTGAAGCTCATACAGGAGTACGGTTCGGTCGATGGTGTGCTCGCGGCGAGAGAAAAATTAACAGCAGGAGTACAAAAGAAACTGAATGCAGAAGAGGAAATGTTAATGATTTCAAAGGATCTCGCAACGATTCATTGTGAAATTACACTCGACGATCCTCTAGAAGAATTGATCATTCCGGAGTTCACTGCAGAAACAGCAAAAGTGATGGAAGAACTCGGATATTCCATGATTGCAAAACAAGGACTACCTGTTTCACCGTTTTAA
- a CDS encoding DNA alkylation repair protein, translating into MHDIIRKQIFDQIDTDYQKFSSALIPTNDTILGVRMPELRKLAKRIAKDDWRAYLQTANDEYFEEVMLQGLVIGYVTADVEELLLYVAKFVPKIDNWSVCDSFCSGLKFTKQNKERVWSFLQPYVHSEKEYELRFGIVMLLIYYSEPDYIDRVLGLLDRVQHEGYYVKMAVAWALSSCFVKLPDPTMSYLAGRNSLDLFTYNKALQKITESTRVDQEMKKVIRSMKRR; encoded by the coding sequence ATGCACGATATCATCAGGAAACAAATCTTTGATCAAATAGATACAGACTATCAGAAGTTTTCCTCTGCACTCATACCGACAAACGATACTATTCTTGGAGTGCGAATGCCGGAACTTCGTAAACTTGCAAAAAGGATTGCAAAAGATGATTGGCGAGCGTATTTACAGACAGCGAATGATGAGTATTTTGAAGAAGTGATGTTACAAGGCTTAGTAATTGGTTACGTTACAGCGGACGTGGAAGAGCTCTTACTATATGTAGCGAAATTTGTTCCGAAAATAGATAATTGGTCCGTATGCGACAGTTTTTGTTCGGGGTTGAAATTCACTAAGCAAAATAAGGAACGTGTTTGGTCATTTCTTCAACCGTATGTACATTCTGAGAAAGAATATGAACTTCGCTTCGGTATTGTGATGCTGCTCATTTATTATAGTGAACCCGACTATATCGACAGAGTACTCGGTTTGCTAGATCGCGTGCAACATGAAGGCTATTACGTCAAAATGGCAGTGGCTTGGGCATTGTCTAGTTGTTTTGTGAAGTTGCCTGACCCCACAATGAGTTATTTAGCTGGGAGAAATTCATTGGATTTGTTTACGTATAATAAAGCATTACAGAAAATCACGGAATCGACGCGCGTGGACCAAGAAATGAAGAAAGTGATCCGCAGTATGAAAAGGCGCTAA
- a CDS encoding CotY/CotZ family spore coat protein — MTTPSVICVAMKRLLEEQELMATFSQGFQYVCSFPVYDTIPFTLHDCELQTPFSAHYKCMKTPYFRLEKFDMDTCCATLTLLEPVDMEGNPVDTCEELYSLKKTKSCIIVNINCFCTITALPPKLVDKKLPTIEPKK; from the coding sequence ATGACGACTCCTAGTGTAATTTGTGTTGCGATGAAGAGATTACTGGAAGAACAAGAATTGATGGCTACATTCAGTCAAGGATTTCAATATGTCTGTTCGTTTCCTGTCTACGATACGATACCCTTTACACTTCATGATTGCGAATTACAAACACCATTCAGTGCCCATTATAAATGCATGAAGACCCCTTATTTCAGATTGGAAAAATTCGATATGGATACATGCTGTGCAACCTTAACTTTATTGGAACCAGTCGATATGGAAGGCAATCCAGTAGACACTTGCGAAGAACTTTACTCCCTCAAGAAGACGAAAAGCTGTATTATAGTCAATATCAATTGTTTTTGCACCATCACAGCACTTCCCCCTAAGCTAGTTGATAAAAAATTACCCACTATTGAACCGAAAAAATAA
- a CDS encoding YheC/YheD family protein produces the protein MITVAMLHSRKHPSRVDKAFAWAAVAKMEGVNFYYFSPQGVNFEKKVISGYVYEQGEWVEKEMKFPDVIYNACGMKTDEEMDVYIKLSKIVPFTSHSVGNKMSVYRRISKMPEFVDYLIPSIRIEQPKDVLEAMKKYKKVIIKPVSGSQGRGIWFVEQDGEHFHKIVDTEKTTTNRKQLISDLQDLISGQDYLVQPYISCRTKDGNPYDFRLHVQKNGEGKWMISIIYPRIGTMDRVTSNLSRGGSMGTLRSFLEREFGDERRNMRQTLEKFAERFTNEFESTFDIEFDELGIDIGVDENNKLWIFEVNWRPGNEELAFTIAKNLVPYAVYVAKQNKPT, from the coding sequence ATGATTACAGTGGCGATGTTGCATTCAAGGAAACACCCGAGCAGAGTAGATAAAGCTTTTGCCTGGGCAGCTGTCGCTAAAATGGAAGGCGTGAATTTTTACTACTTTTCACCACAAGGCGTGAATTTTGAGAAGAAAGTCATTTCAGGTTATGTATATGAACAAGGCGAGTGGGTTGAAAAAGAAATGAAGTTTCCGGATGTCATATACAATGCATGCGGGATGAAGACCGATGAGGAAATGGACGTCTATATTAAATTAAGTAAGATCGTTCCTTTCACTTCACACTCAGTCGGCAATAAAATGAGTGTCTATAGAAGGATTAGTAAAATGCCAGAATTTGTGGACTATCTAATTCCATCGATCCGGATCGAGCAACCTAAAGACGTGTTGGAGGCTATGAAAAAATATAAAAAAGTGATTATCAAACCAGTATCCGGCAGTCAAGGAAGGGGGATTTGGTTCGTCGAGCAAGATGGAGAGCATTTCCATAAGATCGTCGATACAGAGAAGACAACCACAAATCGAAAACAACTTATTTCCGATCTTCAAGATTTAATCAGTGGGCAAGACTATTTGGTCCAGCCGTATATATCCTGCCGTACTAAAGATGGCAATCCATATGATTTCAGACTACATGTGCAGAAAAACGGAGAAGGAAAATGGATGATTTCGATTATTTATCCGCGGATCGGTACAATGGACAGAGTGACTAGTAATCTTTCACGTGGCGGCAGTATGGGGACGCTTAGATCGTTTTTAGAAAGAGAATTTGGCGATGAACGAAGGAATATGAGACAGACTTTAGAGAAGTTTGCTGAACGTTTTACCAATGAATTCGAAAGTACTTTTGACATAGAATTTGATGAGCTTGGCATTGATATAGGTGTCGACGAAAATAATAAGCTTTGGATATTCGAAGTGAATTGGAGACCAGGAAATGAGGAACTTGCATTTACTATAGCAAAGAACTTAGTTCCCTATGCTGTATATGTTGCCAAGCAAAATAAACCGACCTAA
- a CDS encoding ATP-grasp domain-containing protein, whose protein sequence is MNTILFVETTKSGSSREAIKAAERLGYATVLLTENARFIDQREEFPEVTQMIHMDSITEETIREHIHAIQKLGFKLKGIFSFVDPFVSMTAHLANEFCHSKISADAYLKMEDKALTRTALATNEATPNFMIFEPSTDLKQFISEQETFPLIVKSPFSKASRDVYLVEDRKEMTRVMKSMLKANPNQQIVIEEYLDGPQYLVELVVVEGELHPVAVIKQDIQKDLKFIITGYEIQLSLERNLYAKLIKAVESICNDLGAKNVACHLELRYVRDTWKLIELNPRISGGAMNRMIEEAYGINLMEETLKLCMGEEINLKRKHENHIYTHYITVNAYGTLLKVTGKNYAKKHEGVREVYVKPRKGTFMTPPISMGSRYGYVIASGETASKAKRNALHAAKNIKFYIESNEE, encoded by the coding sequence ATGAATACTATTTTGTTTGTGGAAACTACGAAAAGTGGTTCGAGCAGGGAGGCGATAAAAGCTGCAGAAAGGTTAGGCTATGCCACCGTGTTGTTAACCGAAAATGCGAGATTTATCGATCAAAGAGAAGAGTTTCCGGAAGTTACGCAAATGATTCACATGGACAGCATAACGGAAGAAACGATCCGGGAACATATTCACGCAATACAGAAGTTGGGATTCAAACTGAAGGGGATTTTCAGTTTCGTGGATCCGTTTGTATCGATGACCGCTCATCTAGCAAATGAATTTTGTCATTCGAAAATTTCTGCTGATGCCTATCTGAAAATGGAGGACAAAGCATTAACTAGGACCGCATTGGCTACAAACGAAGCGACACCCAATTTTATGATTTTTGAACCATCGACGGATTTGAAGCAGTTCATCAGTGAGCAAGAGACATTTCCTCTGATCGTCAAATCGCCATTTTCAAAAGCATCTAGAGATGTGTATCTCGTTGAAGATCGAAAGGAAATGACTCGTGTCATGAAGAGTATGTTGAAAGCAAATCCTAACCAGCAAATTGTCATTGAAGAGTATTTGGATGGCCCACAGTATTTGGTTGAACTAGTGGTAGTTGAGGGGGAACTCCATCCAGTTGCGGTAATTAAACAGGATATCCAAAAAGATTTGAAGTTTATCATTACTGGTTATGAAATTCAGCTATCACTAGAGAGAAACCTATACGCCAAGCTTATTAAGGCAGTGGAATCTATCTGCAACGACCTTGGAGCAAAAAATGTAGCCTGTCACCTTGAGTTACGATATGTCAGGGATACCTGGAAGTTGATTGAGTTGAATCCACGAATATCGGGTGGCGCCATGAATCGCATGATAGAAGAGGCATATGGTATTAATTTAATGGAAGAGACATTGAAACTATGTATGGGTGAAGAAATAAATTTGAAAAGAAAGCACGAAAACCATATTTATACGCATTATATTACCGTCAACGCGTATGGCACGCTGTTGAAAGTGACAGGGAAGAATTATGCAAAGAAGCATGAAGGTGTGCGCGAAGTCTACGTGAAACCACGTAAAGGGACATTCATGACACCACCTATTTCGATGGGAAGTCGGTATGGCTATGTTATCGCTTCTGGCGAAACAGCATCAAAAGCGAAACGAAACGCTTTGCATGCTGCGAAGAATATTAAGTTTTATATAGAATCTAATGAGGAGTGA
- a CDS encoding FAD-binding oxidoreductase, which yields MTATTENIVQSLQEVLTEEQVTINDTVRELHGKDESYHTMKLPDIVVFPSCTEDVSKIMRLSKELNVAVIPFGLGSSLEGSVIPDSGGITIDFSNMNAILDVRAEDFLVTVQPGVTRTQLNKELKKHGLFFSVDPGADATLGGMAATNASGTTSVKYGVMRDQVRDLEVVLADGTVIHTGNKAAKSASGLHLNGLFVGSEGTLGCFTELTLRVYGIPEFTTAARASFPTVHDAVEAVVSILQAGIPIARVELVDEPSIKQANIFSETNYQEKPTLFLEFHGNEAGLQQDVEFTKEIVADHQCTDIEFETDNAERNRLWEARHNLAYAYIHGNPGKKLMVTDVCLPISELADAVNHAREVVESLEMPGGIVGHVGDGNFHVLLMMNMNDPAELAKADELNEKIVRYALERGGTCTGEHGVGIGKQKYQQEEHGAALLVMQKIKRALDPDNLLNPNKIFHLDSEVMKP from the coding sequence ATGACAGCGACTACTGAAAATATCGTCCAGTCTTTGCAAGAAGTATTAACCGAAGAACAAGTGACCATTAATGACACCGTGCGTGAACTTCACGGAAAAGATGAGTCTTACCATACAATGAAATTACCAGATATTGTCGTGTTCCCTTCTTGTACGGAAGATGTCAGCAAGATTATGCGCCTATCGAAAGAACTAAACGTAGCCGTCATACCGTTCGGACTCGGCTCAAGCCTAGAAGGTAGTGTCATTCCGGATAGTGGTGGAATCACGATCGACTTTTCAAACATGAACGCGATTCTAGACGTACGGGCAGAAGATTTTCTCGTTACGGTACAACCAGGCGTCACGCGTACTCAATTAAATAAAGAACTGAAGAAACATGGATTGTTTTTCTCTGTCGATCCAGGGGCAGATGCGACACTTGGCGGTATGGCGGCAACGAATGCTAGCGGCACGACTTCCGTCAAGTACGGTGTCATGCGCGATCAAGTTCGCGATCTCGAAGTGGTCTTGGCAGATGGTACGGTCATCCATACCGGCAACAAAGCGGCTAAATCTGCATCTGGACTTCATTTAAATGGATTATTTGTTGGCTCAGAAGGAACACTAGGTTGCTTCACGGAGCTGACATTACGCGTCTATGGTATTCCTGAATTCACAACAGCCGCTCGTGCATCGTTCCCTACCGTTCATGATGCAGTGGAAGCAGTCGTTTCTATCTTGCAAGCAGGCATTCCGATTGCGCGGGTAGAATTGGTGGATGAGCCATCTATTAAACAAGCGAATATCTTCAGTGAAACGAATTATCAAGAAAAACCCACATTATTCTTGGAATTCCATGGCAATGAAGCAGGGTTACAGCAAGATGTCGAATTCACGAAAGAAATCGTTGCAGATCATCAGTGCACGGATATCGAATTTGAAACAGACAACGCCGAACGCAATCGACTATGGGAAGCCCGTCACAATCTGGCCTATGCCTATATTCATGGAAATCCCGGCAAAAAACTAATGGTCACTGACGTCTGTCTACCGATTTCAGAACTGGCTGACGCGGTCAATCATGCACGTGAAGTAGTCGAGTCACTTGAAATGCCGGGTGGAATTGTCGGCCATGTAGGCGATGGCAACTTCCACGTCTTGCTGATGATGAATATGAATGATCCAGCAGAACTGGCGAAAGCCGATGAACTAAACGAAAAAATCGTTCGCTATGCACTGGAGCGTGGCGGTACTTGTACCGGAGAGCACGGCGTCGGAATCGGCAAACAGAAATACCAGCAAGAAGAACATGGCGCTGCACTTCTGGTCATGCAGAAAATCAAGCGAGCACTCGATCCGGATAACTTACTCAATCCAAACAAGATTTTCCATTTAGATTCTGAGGTGATGAAACCATGA